The following coding sequences are from one Amphiprion ocellaris isolate individual 3 ecotype Okinawa chromosome 19, ASM2253959v1, whole genome shotgun sequence window:
- the ap2a1 gene encoding AP-2 complex subunit alpha-2 isoform X3 has translation MPAVSKGDGMRGLAVFISDIRNCKSKEAEIKRINKELANIRSKFKGDKALDGYSKKKYVCKLLFIFLLGHDIDFGHMEAVNLLSSNKYTEKQIGYLFISVLVNSNSELIRLINNAIKNDLSSRNPTFMCLALHCIANVGSREMAEAFASEIPRILVAGDTMDSVKQSAALCLLRLYKTSPDLVLMGEWTSRVVHLLNDQHMGVVTAAISLITCLSQKNPDEFKTCVSLAVSRLSRIVSSASTDLQDYTYYFVPAPWLSCKLLRLLQCYPPPEDGAVKGRLVECLETILNKAQEPPKSKKVQHSNAKNAILFEAISLIIHYDSEPNLLVRACNQLGQFLQHRETNLRYLALESMCTLASSEFSHEAVKTHIETVINALKTERDVSVRQRAADLLYAMCDRSNAKQIVAEMLSYLETADYSIREEMVLKVAILAEKYAVDYSWYVDTILNLIRIAGDYVSEEVWYRVIQIVINRDDVQGYAAKTVFEALQAPACHENMVKVGGYILGEFGNLIAGDPRSSPLVQFNLLHSKFHLCSVPTRALLLSAYIKFINLFPETKATIQEVLRCDSQIRNSDVELQQRAVEYLKLSSIASTDVLATVLEEMPPFPERESSILAKLKKKKGPGAVSVTELEDSKREGGELNGGGDRGPDTSAMSASNASTPSPSADLLGIRSSAPAGTAPASAGNLLVDVFSEAGPAAPSAAVNDDGFLRDLEQPTETSDSLLVEGSGDSDSAPPSEDPAPPLSEADELLNKFVCKNNGVLFENQLLQIGIKSEYRQNLGRMYLFYGNKTSVQFASFTTSVSCPGELQSQLNVQTKQVEPLVEGGAQIQQVLNIECLTDFSDAPLLNIKFRYGGALQNLTLKLPVTINKFFQPTEMSSHDFFQRWKQLSQPQQEAQKIFKANHSMDTEVLKAKLLGLGTALLDNVDPNPENYVCAGVIQTKGQQVGCLLRLEPNAQAQMYRLTLRCSKDSVSRRLCELLAEQF, from the exons GTAAGAGCAAGGAGGCTGAGATCAAACGGATCAATAAAGAGTTGGCCAACATTCGCTCCAAGTTTAAAGGAGACAAGGCTCTAGATGGCTACAGCAAGAAGAAGTATGTCTGCAAGCTGCTCTTTATCTTCCTGCTTGGCCATGACATCGACTTTGGACATATGGAAGCAGTCAACTTGTTGAGCTCTAACAAGTACACAGAGAAACAGATT GGCTACCTGTTCATTTCAGTATTGGTAAACAGCAACAGTGAGCTCATCCGTCTGATCAACAATGCCATCAAGAATGACCTGTCCAGCCGTAATCCCACCTTCATGTGCCTGGCCCTTCACTGTATTGCAAATGTGGGAAGCCGTGAGATGGCTGAGGCCTTTGCCAGTGAGATCCCTCGGATCCTGGTTGCTGG TGATACAATGGACAGTGTGAAACAGTCAGCGGCCCTGTGTCTGTTGCGGCTCTATAAGACCTCCCCTGACTTGGTACTAATGGGTGAATGGACATCACGCGTGGTGCACCTGCTCAATGACCAACACATG GGTGTGGTTACAGCAGCCATCTCTCTCATCACCTGTTTGAGCCAGAAGAATCCAGATGAGTTCAAGACCTGTGTTTCCCTGGCTGTTTCACGACTTAGCAGA ATTGTGTCGTCAGCCTCCACTGATCTGCAGGATTACACATATTATTTTGTGCCGGCACCTTGGCTGTCCTGCAAGCTTCTGCGCTTGCTGCAGTGTTACCCACCACCAGAAGATGGTGCTGTCAAGGGTCGTCTGGTGGAGTGTCTGGAGACAATTCTCAATAAGGCCCAGGAGCCGCCAAAGTCCAAGAAAGTGCAGCACTCCAATGCCAAGAATGCGATCTTGTTTGAGGCTATCTCTCTCATCATCCACTATGACAG TGAGCCCAACCTGCTGGTGCGAGCCTGTAACCAGCTTGGCCAGTTCCTTCAGCACAGAGAGACTAACCTGCGTTACCTAGCTCTGGAGAGCATGTGTACTTTGGCCAGCTCTGAGTTTTCCCATGAAGCTGTCAAGACACACATTGAGACTGTCATCAATGCCCTCAAG ACTGAGAGGGATGTGAGTGTTCGACAGCGGGCAGCTGATCTGCTGTATGCTATGTGTGATCGCAGCAATGCAAAGCAGATTGTGGCTGAGATGCTCAGCTACCTTGAGACAGCAGACTATTCCATCAGAGAAGAAATG GTGCTGAAAGTGGCCATACTTGCAGAGAAATATGCTGTGGATTACTCCTGGTATGTAGATACCATTCTCAACCTCATCCGCATTGCTGGTGATTACGTCAGCGAAGAGGTGTGGTATCGTGTCATTCAGATCGTAATCAACCGAGACGATGTGCAAGGCTATGCTGCCAAGACGGTCTTTGAG GCCTTGCAAGCCCCTGCCTGCCATGAGAACATGGTGAAGGTTGGAGGCTACATTTTGGGAGAGTTTGGTAACTTGATCGCTGGTGACCCACGCTCCAG CCCCCTGGTCCAGTTCAACCTTCTCCACTCCAAGTTCCACCTGTGCTCTGTGCCGACTCgtgctctgctgctgtcagccTACATTAAGTTTATCAACCTGTTCCCAGAGACCAAGGCCACCATCCAAGAGGTGCTGCGCTGCGACAGCCAGATCCGCAACTCAGATGTGGAGTTGCAGCAGCGTGCTGTCGAGTATCTGAAGCTTTCTTCCATTGCTAGCACTGATGTTCTG GCCACAGTCTTGGAGGAGATGCCTCCCTTCCCAGAGAGGGAGTCATCAATTTTGGCtaagctgaagaagaagaaggggccTGGGGCTGTGTCTGTGACAGAGCTGGAAGATAGCAAAAGGGAGGGCGGGGAGTTGAATGGAGGGGGTGACAGAGGGCCAGACACCTCAGCAATGTCTGCGTCTAACGCT TCCACTCCATCACCCTCAGCCGACCTACTTGGGATTCGCTCTTCTGCTCCTGCTGGTACTGCTCCAGCCAGCGCTGGCAACCTCCTGGTGGATGTGTTCTCTGAGGCAGGACCTGCTGCACCCTCTGCTGCTGTAAACGATGACGGCTTCCTAAG AGATCTGGAACAGCCCACCGAGACCTCCGATTCCCTATTGGTGGAGGGTTCTGGTGACTCGGA CTCTGCTCCTCCCTCTGAGGATCCTGCTCCTCCTTTGTCTGAGGCAGACGAACTTCTTAACAA GTTTGTGTGCAAGAACAATGGGGTTCTGTTTGAGAATCAGCTGCTTCAGATTGGCATCAAGTCAGAGTATCGCCAGAATCTGG GGAGAATGTACTTATTCTACGGTAACAAGACATCAGTGCAGTTTGCCAGCTTCACCACCTCAGTCAGCTGTCCTGGGGAGCTGCAGTCTC AGCTCAATGTTCAGACCAAACAAGTGGAACCACTGGTAGAGGGCGGGGCCCAGATCCAACAGGTCCTCAACATCGAGTGTCTGACTGACTTCTCTGATGCCCCACTCCTCAACATAAAATTCAG ATATGGAGGAGCTCTGCAGAATCTGACCCTCAAGCTGCCTGTCACCATCAACAAGTTCTTCCAGCCAACTGAGATGTCCTCACATGACTTCTTCCAGCGCTGGAAACAACTTAGCCA GCCTCAGCAAGAAGCACAAAAGATATTCAAGGCCAACCACAGCATGGACACCGAAGTACTTAAGGCAAAG CTGCTGGGATTAGGAACGGCCCTGCTGGATAATGTTGATCCAAACCCAGAGAACTACGTGTGTGCTGGAGTGATCCAGACCAAGGGCCAGCAGGTTGGCTGTCTGCTAAGACTGGAGCCAAATGCACAGGCACAG aTGTATCGTCTGACTCTGCGCTGCAGCAAAGACTCTGTGTCCAGGCGTCTCTGTGAGCTGCTGGCCGAACAGTTCTAG
- the ap2a1 gene encoding AP-2 complex subunit alpha-2 isoform X4 → MPAVSKGDGMRGLAVFISDIRNCKSKEAEIKRINKELANIRSKFKGDKALDGYSKKKYVCKLLFIFLLGHDIDFGHMEAVNLLSSNKYTEKQIGYLFISVLVNSNSELIRLINNAIKNDLSSRNPTFMCLALHCIANVGSREMAEAFASEIPRILVAGDTMDSVKQSAALCLLRLYKTSPDLVLMGEWTSRVVHLLNDQHMGVVTAAISLITCLSQKNPDEFKTCVSLAVSRLSRIVSSASTDLQDYTYYFVPAPWLSCKLLRLLQCYPPPEDGAVKGRLVECLETILNKAQEPPKSKKVQHSNAKNAILFEAISLIIHYDSEPNLLVRACNQLGQFLQHRETNLRYLALESMCTLASSEFSHEAVKTHIETVINALKTERDVSVRQRAADLLYAMCDRSNAKQIVAEMLSYLETADYSIREEMVLKVAILAEKYAVDYSWYVDTILNLIRIAGDYVSEEVWYRVIQIVINRDDVQGYAAKTVFEALQAPACHENMVKVGGYILGEFGNLIAGDPRSSPLVQFNLLHSKFHLCSVPTRALLLSAYIKFINLFPETKATIQEVLRCDSQIRNSDVELQQRAVEYLKLSSIASTDVLATVLEEMPPFPERESSILAKLKKKKGPGAVSVTELEDSKREGGELNGGGDRGPDTSAMSASNASTPSPSADLLGIRSSAPAGTAPASAGNLLVDVFSEAGPAAPSAAVNDDGFLRFVCKNNGVLFENQLLQIGIKSEYRQNLGRMYLFYGNKTSVQFASFTTSVSCPGELQSHILSLNVQTKQVEPLVEGGAQIQQVLNIECLTDFSDAPLLNIKFRYGGALQNLTLKLPVTINKFFQPTEMSSHDFFQRWKQLSQPQQEAQKIFKANHSMDTEVLKAKLLGLGTALLDNVDPNPENYVCAGVIQTKGQQVGCLLRLEPNAQAQMYRLTLRCSKDSVSRRLCELLAEQF, encoded by the exons GTAAGAGCAAGGAGGCTGAGATCAAACGGATCAATAAAGAGTTGGCCAACATTCGCTCCAAGTTTAAAGGAGACAAGGCTCTAGATGGCTACAGCAAGAAGAAGTATGTCTGCAAGCTGCTCTTTATCTTCCTGCTTGGCCATGACATCGACTTTGGACATATGGAAGCAGTCAACTTGTTGAGCTCTAACAAGTACACAGAGAAACAGATT GGCTACCTGTTCATTTCAGTATTGGTAAACAGCAACAGTGAGCTCATCCGTCTGATCAACAATGCCATCAAGAATGACCTGTCCAGCCGTAATCCCACCTTCATGTGCCTGGCCCTTCACTGTATTGCAAATGTGGGAAGCCGTGAGATGGCTGAGGCCTTTGCCAGTGAGATCCCTCGGATCCTGGTTGCTGG TGATACAATGGACAGTGTGAAACAGTCAGCGGCCCTGTGTCTGTTGCGGCTCTATAAGACCTCCCCTGACTTGGTACTAATGGGTGAATGGACATCACGCGTGGTGCACCTGCTCAATGACCAACACATG GGTGTGGTTACAGCAGCCATCTCTCTCATCACCTGTTTGAGCCAGAAGAATCCAGATGAGTTCAAGACCTGTGTTTCCCTGGCTGTTTCACGACTTAGCAGA ATTGTGTCGTCAGCCTCCACTGATCTGCAGGATTACACATATTATTTTGTGCCGGCACCTTGGCTGTCCTGCAAGCTTCTGCGCTTGCTGCAGTGTTACCCACCACCAGAAGATGGTGCTGTCAAGGGTCGTCTGGTGGAGTGTCTGGAGACAATTCTCAATAAGGCCCAGGAGCCGCCAAAGTCCAAGAAAGTGCAGCACTCCAATGCCAAGAATGCGATCTTGTTTGAGGCTATCTCTCTCATCATCCACTATGACAG TGAGCCCAACCTGCTGGTGCGAGCCTGTAACCAGCTTGGCCAGTTCCTTCAGCACAGAGAGACTAACCTGCGTTACCTAGCTCTGGAGAGCATGTGTACTTTGGCCAGCTCTGAGTTTTCCCATGAAGCTGTCAAGACACACATTGAGACTGTCATCAATGCCCTCAAG ACTGAGAGGGATGTGAGTGTTCGACAGCGGGCAGCTGATCTGCTGTATGCTATGTGTGATCGCAGCAATGCAAAGCAGATTGTGGCTGAGATGCTCAGCTACCTTGAGACAGCAGACTATTCCATCAGAGAAGAAATG GTGCTGAAAGTGGCCATACTTGCAGAGAAATATGCTGTGGATTACTCCTGGTATGTAGATACCATTCTCAACCTCATCCGCATTGCTGGTGATTACGTCAGCGAAGAGGTGTGGTATCGTGTCATTCAGATCGTAATCAACCGAGACGATGTGCAAGGCTATGCTGCCAAGACGGTCTTTGAG GCCTTGCAAGCCCCTGCCTGCCATGAGAACATGGTGAAGGTTGGAGGCTACATTTTGGGAGAGTTTGGTAACTTGATCGCTGGTGACCCACGCTCCAG CCCCCTGGTCCAGTTCAACCTTCTCCACTCCAAGTTCCACCTGTGCTCTGTGCCGACTCgtgctctgctgctgtcagccTACATTAAGTTTATCAACCTGTTCCCAGAGACCAAGGCCACCATCCAAGAGGTGCTGCGCTGCGACAGCCAGATCCGCAACTCAGATGTGGAGTTGCAGCAGCGTGCTGTCGAGTATCTGAAGCTTTCTTCCATTGCTAGCACTGATGTTCTG GCCACAGTCTTGGAGGAGATGCCTCCCTTCCCAGAGAGGGAGTCATCAATTTTGGCtaagctgaagaagaagaaggggccTGGGGCTGTGTCTGTGACAGAGCTGGAAGATAGCAAAAGGGAGGGCGGGGAGTTGAATGGAGGGGGTGACAGAGGGCCAGACACCTCAGCAATGTCTGCGTCTAACGCT TCCACTCCATCACCCTCAGCCGACCTACTTGGGATTCGCTCTTCTGCTCCTGCTGGTACTGCTCCAGCCAGCGCTGGCAACCTCCTGGTGGATGTGTTCTCTGAGGCAGGACCTGCTGCACCCTCTGCTGCTGTAAACGATGACGGCTTCCTAAG GTTTGTGTGCAAGAACAATGGGGTTCTGTTTGAGAATCAGCTGCTTCAGATTGGCATCAAGTCAGAGTATCGCCAGAATCTGG GGAGAATGTACTTATTCTACGGTAACAAGACATCAGTGCAGTTTGCCAGCTTCACCACCTCAGTCAGCTGTCCTGGGGAGCTGCAGTCTCATATCCTTTCT CTCAATGTTCAGACCAAACAAGTGGAACCACTGGTAGAGGGCGGGGCCCAGATCCAACAGGTCCTCAACATCGAGTGTCTGACTGACTTCTCTGATGCCCCACTCCTCAACATAAAATTCAG ATATGGAGGAGCTCTGCAGAATCTGACCCTCAAGCTGCCTGTCACCATCAACAAGTTCTTCCAGCCAACTGAGATGTCCTCACATGACTTCTTCCAGCGCTGGAAACAACTTAGCCA GCCTCAGCAAGAAGCACAAAAGATATTCAAGGCCAACCACAGCATGGACACCGAAGTACTTAAGGCAAAG CTGCTGGGATTAGGAACGGCCCTGCTGGATAATGTTGATCCAAACCCAGAGAACTACGTGTGTGCTGGAGTGATCCAGACCAAGGGCCAGCAGGTTGGCTGTCTGCTAAGACTGGAGCCAAATGCACAGGCACAG aTGTATCGTCTGACTCTGCGCTGCAGCAAAGACTCTGTGTCCAGGCGTCTCTGTGAGCTGCTGGCCGAACAGTTCTAG
- the ap2a1 gene encoding AP-2 complex subunit alpha-1 isoform X1, giving the protein MPAVSKGDGMRGLAVFISDIRNCKSKEAEIKRINKELANIRSKFKGDKALDGYSKKKYVCKLLFIFLLGHDIDFGHMEAVNLLSSNKYTEKQIGYLFISVLVNSNSELIRLINNAIKNDLSSRNPTFMCLALHCIANVGSREMAEAFASEIPRILVAGDTMDSVKQSAALCLLRLYKTSPDLVLMGEWTSRVVHLLNDQHMGVVTAAISLITCLSQKNPDEFKTCVSLAVSRLSRIVSSASTDLQDYTYYFVPAPWLSCKLLRLLQCYPPPEDGAVKGRLVECLETILNKAQEPPKSKKVQHSNAKNAILFEAISLIIHYDSEPNLLVRACNQLGQFLQHRETNLRYLALESMCTLASSEFSHEAVKTHIETVINALKTERDVSVRQRAADLLYAMCDRSNAKQIVAEMLSYLETADYSIREEMVLKVAILAEKYAVDYSWYVDTILNLIRIAGDYVSEEVWYRVIQIVINRDDVQGYAAKTVFEALQAPACHENMVKVGGYILGEFGNLIAGDPRSSPLVQFNLLHSKFHLCSVPTRALLLSAYIKFINLFPETKATIQEVLRCDSQIRNSDVELQQRAVEYLKLSSIASTDVLATVLEEMPPFPERESSILAKLKKKKGPGAVSVTELEDSKREGGELNGGGDRGPDTSAMSASNASTPSPSADLLGIRSSAPAGTAPASAGNLLVDVFSEAGPAAPSAAVNDDGFLSSAPPSEDPAPPLSEADELLNKFVCKNNGVLFENQLLQIGIKSEYRQNLGRMYLFYGNKTSVQFASFTTSVSCPGELQSHILSVQLCFSIFRNYQSLKSDFWSTVCKTILNRSKFQNLHPSVIVI; this is encoded by the exons GTAAGAGCAAGGAGGCTGAGATCAAACGGATCAATAAAGAGTTGGCCAACATTCGCTCCAAGTTTAAAGGAGACAAGGCTCTAGATGGCTACAGCAAGAAGAAGTATGTCTGCAAGCTGCTCTTTATCTTCCTGCTTGGCCATGACATCGACTTTGGACATATGGAAGCAGTCAACTTGTTGAGCTCTAACAAGTACACAGAGAAACAGATT GGCTACCTGTTCATTTCAGTATTGGTAAACAGCAACAGTGAGCTCATCCGTCTGATCAACAATGCCATCAAGAATGACCTGTCCAGCCGTAATCCCACCTTCATGTGCCTGGCCCTTCACTGTATTGCAAATGTGGGAAGCCGTGAGATGGCTGAGGCCTTTGCCAGTGAGATCCCTCGGATCCTGGTTGCTGG TGATACAATGGACAGTGTGAAACAGTCAGCGGCCCTGTGTCTGTTGCGGCTCTATAAGACCTCCCCTGACTTGGTACTAATGGGTGAATGGACATCACGCGTGGTGCACCTGCTCAATGACCAACACATG GGTGTGGTTACAGCAGCCATCTCTCTCATCACCTGTTTGAGCCAGAAGAATCCAGATGAGTTCAAGACCTGTGTTTCCCTGGCTGTTTCACGACTTAGCAGA ATTGTGTCGTCAGCCTCCACTGATCTGCAGGATTACACATATTATTTTGTGCCGGCACCTTGGCTGTCCTGCAAGCTTCTGCGCTTGCTGCAGTGTTACCCACCACCAGAAGATGGTGCTGTCAAGGGTCGTCTGGTGGAGTGTCTGGAGACAATTCTCAATAAGGCCCAGGAGCCGCCAAAGTCCAAGAAAGTGCAGCACTCCAATGCCAAGAATGCGATCTTGTTTGAGGCTATCTCTCTCATCATCCACTATGACAG TGAGCCCAACCTGCTGGTGCGAGCCTGTAACCAGCTTGGCCAGTTCCTTCAGCACAGAGAGACTAACCTGCGTTACCTAGCTCTGGAGAGCATGTGTACTTTGGCCAGCTCTGAGTTTTCCCATGAAGCTGTCAAGACACACATTGAGACTGTCATCAATGCCCTCAAG ACTGAGAGGGATGTGAGTGTTCGACAGCGGGCAGCTGATCTGCTGTATGCTATGTGTGATCGCAGCAATGCAAAGCAGATTGTGGCTGAGATGCTCAGCTACCTTGAGACAGCAGACTATTCCATCAGAGAAGAAATG GTGCTGAAAGTGGCCATACTTGCAGAGAAATATGCTGTGGATTACTCCTGGTATGTAGATACCATTCTCAACCTCATCCGCATTGCTGGTGATTACGTCAGCGAAGAGGTGTGGTATCGTGTCATTCAGATCGTAATCAACCGAGACGATGTGCAAGGCTATGCTGCCAAGACGGTCTTTGAG GCCTTGCAAGCCCCTGCCTGCCATGAGAACATGGTGAAGGTTGGAGGCTACATTTTGGGAGAGTTTGGTAACTTGATCGCTGGTGACCCACGCTCCAG CCCCCTGGTCCAGTTCAACCTTCTCCACTCCAAGTTCCACCTGTGCTCTGTGCCGACTCgtgctctgctgctgtcagccTACATTAAGTTTATCAACCTGTTCCCAGAGACCAAGGCCACCATCCAAGAGGTGCTGCGCTGCGACAGCCAGATCCGCAACTCAGATGTGGAGTTGCAGCAGCGTGCTGTCGAGTATCTGAAGCTTTCTTCCATTGCTAGCACTGATGTTCTG GCCACAGTCTTGGAGGAGATGCCTCCCTTCCCAGAGAGGGAGTCATCAATTTTGGCtaagctgaagaagaagaaggggccTGGGGCTGTGTCTGTGACAGAGCTGGAAGATAGCAAAAGGGAGGGCGGGGAGTTGAATGGAGGGGGTGACAGAGGGCCAGACACCTCAGCAATGTCTGCGTCTAACGCT TCCACTCCATCACCCTCAGCCGACCTACTTGGGATTCGCTCTTCTGCTCCTGCTGGTACTGCTCCAGCCAGCGCTGGCAACCTCCTGGTGGATGTGTTCTCTGAGGCAGGACCTGCTGCACCCTCTGCTGCTGTAAACGATGACGGCTTCCTAAG CTCTGCTCCTCCCTCTGAGGATCCTGCTCCTCCTTTGTCTGAGGCAGACGAACTTCTTAACAA GTTTGTGTGCAAGAACAATGGGGTTCTGTTTGAGAATCAGCTGCTTCAGATTGGCATCAAGTCAGAGTATCGCCAGAATCTGG GGAGAATGTACTTATTCTACGGTAACAAGACATCAGTGCAGTTTGCCAGCTTCACCACCTCAGTCAGCTGTCCTGGGGAGCTGCAGTCTCATATCCTTTCTGTGCAGTTATGTTTTAGTATATTTAGAAACTATCAAAGTTTGAAATCAGATTTTTGGAGCACAGTGtgtaaaaccattttaaatcGATCAAAGTTTCAAAATCTTCACCCCTCTGTCATTGTAATTTAA
- the ap2a1 gene encoding AP-2 complex subunit alpha-2 isoform X2, translating into MPAVSKGDGMRGLAVFISDIRNCKSKEAEIKRINKELANIRSKFKGDKALDGYSKKKYVCKLLFIFLLGHDIDFGHMEAVNLLSSNKYTEKQIGYLFISVLVNSNSELIRLINNAIKNDLSSRNPTFMCLALHCIANVGSREMAEAFASEIPRILVAGDTMDSVKQSAALCLLRLYKTSPDLVLMGEWTSRVVHLLNDQHMGVVTAAISLITCLSQKNPDEFKTCVSLAVSRLSRIVSSASTDLQDYTYYFVPAPWLSCKLLRLLQCYPPPEDGAVKGRLVECLETILNKAQEPPKSKKVQHSNAKNAILFEAISLIIHYDSEPNLLVRACNQLGQFLQHRETNLRYLALESMCTLASSEFSHEAVKTHIETVINALKTERDVSVRQRAADLLYAMCDRSNAKQIVAEMLSYLETADYSIREEMVLKVAILAEKYAVDYSWYVDTILNLIRIAGDYVSEEVWYRVIQIVINRDDVQGYAAKTVFEALQAPACHENMVKVGGYILGEFGNLIAGDPRSSPLVQFNLLHSKFHLCSVPTRALLLSAYIKFINLFPETKATIQEVLRCDSQIRNSDVELQQRAVEYLKLSSIASTDVLATVLEEMPPFPERESSILAKLKKKKGPGAVSVTELEDSKREGGELNGGGDRGPDTSAMSASNASTPSPSADLLGIRSSAPAGTAPASAGNLLVDVFSEAGPAAPSAAVNDDGFLRFVCKNNGVLFENQLLQIGIKSEYRQNLGRMYLFYGNKTSVQFASFTTSVSCPGELQSHILSVQLCFSIFRNYQSLKSDFWSTVCKTILNRSKFQNLHPSVIVI; encoded by the exons GTAAGAGCAAGGAGGCTGAGATCAAACGGATCAATAAAGAGTTGGCCAACATTCGCTCCAAGTTTAAAGGAGACAAGGCTCTAGATGGCTACAGCAAGAAGAAGTATGTCTGCAAGCTGCTCTTTATCTTCCTGCTTGGCCATGACATCGACTTTGGACATATGGAAGCAGTCAACTTGTTGAGCTCTAACAAGTACACAGAGAAACAGATT GGCTACCTGTTCATTTCAGTATTGGTAAACAGCAACAGTGAGCTCATCCGTCTGATCAACAATGCCATCAAGAATGACCTGTCCAGCCGTAATCCCACCTTCATGTGCCTGGCCCTTCACTGTATTGCAAATGTGGGAAGCCGTGAGATGGCTGAGGCCTTTGCCAGTGAGATCCCTCGGATCCTGGTTGCTGG TGATACAATGGACAGTGTGAAACAGTCAGCGGCCCTGTGTCTGTTGCGGCTCTATAAGACCTCCCCTGACTTGGTACTAATGGGTGAATGGACATCACGCGTGGTGCACCTGCTCAATGACCAACACATG GGTGTGGTTACAGCAGCCATCTCTCTCATCACCTGTTTGAGCCAGAAGAATCCAGATGAGTTCAAGACCTGTGTTTCCCTGGCTGTTTCACGACTTAGCAGA ATTGTGTCGTCAGCCTCCACTGATCTGCAGGATTACACATATTATTTTGTGCCGGCACCTTGGCTGTCCTGCAAGCTTCTGCGCTTGCTGCAGTGTTACCCACCACCAGAAGATGGTGCTGTCAAGGGTCGTCTGGTGGAGTGTCTGGAGACAATTCTCAATAAGGCCCAGGAGCCGCCAAAGTCCAAGAAAGTGCAGCACTCCAATGCCAAGAATGCGATCTTGTTTGAGGCTATCTCTCTCATCATCCACTATGACAG TGAGCCCAACCTGCTGGTGCGAGCCTGTAACCAGCTTGGCCAGTTCCTTCAGCACAGAGAGACTAACCTGCGTTACCTAGCTCTGGAGAGCATGTGTACTTTGGCCAGCTCTGAGTTTTCCCATGAAGCTGTCAAGACACACATTGAGACTGTCATCAATGCCCTCAAG ACTGAGAGGGATGTGAGTGTTCGACAGCGGGCAGCTGATCTGCTGTATGCTATGTGTGATCGCAGCAATGCAAAGCAGATTGTGGCTGAGATGCTCAGCTACCTTGAGACAGCAGACTATTCCATCAGAGAAGAAATG GTGCTGAAAGTGGCCATACTTGCAGAGAAATATGCTGTGGATTACTCCTGGTATGTAGATACCATTCTCAACCTCATCCGCATTGCTGGTGATTACGTCAGCGAAGAGGTGTGGTATCGTGTCATTCAGATCGTAATCAACCGAGACGATGTGCAAGGCTATGCTGCCAAGACGGTCTTTGAG GCCTTGCAAGCCCCTGCCTGCCATGAGAACATGGTGAAGGTTGGAGGCTACATTTTGGGAGAGTTTGGTAACTTGATCGCTGGTGACCCACGCTCCAG CCCCCTGGTCCAGTTCAACCTTCTCCACTCCAAGTTCCACCTGTGCTCTGTGCCGACTCgtgctctgctgctgtcagccTACATTAAGTTTATCAACCTGTTCCCAGAGACCAAGGCCACCATCCAAGAGGTGCTGCGCTGCGACAGCCAGATCCGCAACTCAGATGTGGAGTTGCAGCAGCGTGCTGTCGAGTATCTGAAGCTTTCTTCCATTGCTAGCACTGATGTTCTG GCCACAGTCTTGGAGGAGATGCCTCCCTTCCCAGAGAGGGAGTCATCAATTTTGGCtaagctgaagaagaagaaggggccTGGGGCTGTGTCTGTGACAGAGCTGGAAGATAGCAAAAGGGAGGGCGGGGAGTTGAATGGAGGGGGTGACAGAGGGCCAGACACCTCAGCAATGTCTGCGTCTAACGCT TCCACTCCATCACCCTCAGCCGACCTACTTGGGATTCGCTCTTCTGCTCCTGCTGGTACTGCTCCAGCCAGCGCTGGCAACCTCCTGGTGGATGTGTTCTCTGAGGCAGGACCTGCTGCACCCTCTGCTGCTGTAAACGATGACGGCTTCCTAAG GTTTGTGTGCAAGAACAATGGGGTTCTGTTTGAGAATCAGCTGCTTCAGATTGGCATCAAGTCAGAGTATCGCCAGAATCTGG GGAGAATGTACTTATTCTACGGTAACAAGACATCAGTGCAGTTTGCCAGCTTCACCACCTCAGTCAGCTGTCCTGGGGAGCTGCAGTCTCATATCCTTTCTGTGCAGTTATGTTTTAGTATATTTAGAAACTATCAAAGTTTGAAATCAGATTTTTGGAGCACAGTGtgtaaaaccattttaaatcGATCAAAGTTTCAAAATCTTCACCCCTCTGTCATTGTAATTTAA